GATGACCATTGAGGGGCCTCTCTATGAGTTTGCCCATCTGGAGACTATCTATCTGGGCATCCTGGCACGCCGCACCAAAATCGCCACTAATGTACGCAAGGTAGTGGAAGCAGCCCATGGGAAACCCATTCTCTACTTCCCCGCCCGGTTCGACCACTGGTTCATGCAGGGCGGCGATGGCTATGCCGCCAAAATCGGTGGTGCGCTCGAAGTCTCTACTGATGCCCAGGGAGAGTGGTGGGGAAAGACTGGTGCTGGAACCATTCCCCATGCCCTTATCGCGGCATGTGATGGCAATACAGTCTTGGCGGCTCGGCTCTTCGCTGAAAATTTTCCTGAAACCAACCTCATCGCCTTGGTCGACTTCGACAATGATTCCGTATCCACCTCCCTGGAAGTGGCTCGCGAGCTGGGTGATCGGCTGTGGGGCGTACGTCTCGATACTTCCAGTACCATAGTGGACAAGTCGGTCATCCCCCAGATGGGTATGAGCGCACCCACCGGTGTCAATCCACAACTGGTTTGGAACGTCCGCAATGCTCTTGACAAGGAAGGCTTCAAACACGTCAAAATCGTCGTTTCCGGGGGGTTTAATCAGCACCGCATTAAGGCCTTCGAAGAGGCGGGAGTCCCGGTGGATGCCTACGGGGTAGGCTCAGCCCTGGTCGAGGGCTCCAACGACTTCACCGCCGATGTCGTAATGGTTGAGGGTAAACCACGTGCCAAGGTGGGACGGCAATACCTGCCCAATCCCCGCCTGCGACAAGTAGAACTTTAGTACTGTGCTCACTATACCTGTATTAGCCCTCCTCGCCTTCCTGATAACCAGCCAGGAGGAGTTCAACCAAAGCCAGATATCAACCAATGAGGATAGATTTATGAGCACACAGGCTCTGATCATCGTTGACCTGCAAAATGACTTCTGCCCCGGAGGGTCACTGCCAGTACCCGACGGGGACAGCATCGTTCCGATCCTCAATAAATTGATTGAGACCTTCTCTCAGGCACAACGCCCTATCTATGCCACCCGGGACTGGCATCCTGAGGGGCACTGCAGCTTCAAAGCCCAGGGAGGCATCTGGCCGACCCACTGCGTGCAGCATACTCACGGCGCCCAGTTCCATCCGGACCTGCAGCTGCCTGAAAGCGCCACAATCATCAGTAAGGCCGATACTCAAGACCGGGATGCCTACTCCGGCTTTGATGGCACCCCTTTGGAAGCCCTGCTGAAGGAGGCCGGTGTGGATCAAATCGTCGTGTGTGGCCTGGCTACCGATTACTGCGTCAAGGCCACAGTACTGGACGGCCTTAAGGCTGGTCTAGGGGTTATTGTAGTAGAGGATGCCATTAGGGGTGTCGATGTCCAGCCTGGCGACTCACAGAAGGCCCTCGCTGAAATGGGACAGGCCGGAGCCACCATCGCACTCCACAACGCCATCAGTCCCTGAGCCATGGACCGTTGCCCGGCAGCAGGCAAGGGACTGAGAATTGATC
The sequence above is drawn from the Candidatus Neomarinimicrobiota bacterium genome and encodes:
- a CDS encoding quinolinate phosphoribosyl transferase, whose amino-acid sequence is MTQDDWRPLPPETFDIPVHEIRRGYRSDVYFWRSKVALENAHKKTSVLVQVFQKKDAVLCGIDEALAILKLGSGYYKNREKAYKLFDHYINLKKRIRSLYYNSKEKMLEAQRERLETEQALDDLWESTTQELSVHTLRDGDAIKPWETVMTIEGPLYEFAHLETIYLGILARRTKIATNVRKVVEAAHGKPILYFPARFDHWFMQGGDGYAAKIGGALEVSTDAQGEWWGKTGAGTIPHALIAACDGNTVLAARLFAENFPETNLIALVDFDNDSVSTSLEVARELGDRLWGVRLDTSSTIVDKSVIPQMGMSAPTGVNPQLVWNVRNALDKEGFKHVKIVVSGGFNQHRIKAFEEAGVPVDAYGVGSALVEGSNDFTADVVMVEGKPRAKVGRQYLPNPRLRQVEL
- the pncA gene encoding bifunctional nicotinamidase/pyrazinamidase; the encoded protein is MSTQALIIVDLQNDFCPGGSLPVPDGDSIVPILNKLIETFSQAQRPIYATRDWHPEGHCSFKAQGGIWPTHCVQHTHGAQFHPDLQLPESATIISKADTQDRDAYSGFDGTPLEALLKEAGVDQIVVCGLATDYCVKATVLDGLKAGLGVIVVEDAIRGVDVQPGDSQKALAEMGQAGATIALHNAISP